In one window of Anthonomus grandis grandis chromosome 11, icAntGran1.3, whole genome shotgun sequence DNA:
- the LOC126742390 gene encoding uncharacterized protein LOC126742390 isoform X1, with amino-acid sequence MECPPPKMDRVHIDITTYPTAPPPPPPVEQPIPPKLLAIMAKYPQNWRLEQLSKPRRLVKKYVPLPTDYVKPMKKRPSLNDEIKFYSDQNSRPRVRDLYINRALYSKFTKGLRKKFNKNITKAWGSIYNYYKNKERLRKLRELRRKQKDKKGKKRVLDPAKYEALAKPKPVFYPEPKKKTSKIFDNYGHLDELAAPKPSYSEPPKSLEINPHALTYVPTENVLKLAKIPARFLNVQPPLEPGKVTRAALRYKITPKIEALAQPKQRSEKSKEDEDLDPWAISKNALKYKATPRILELAKPTERE; translated from the exons ATGGAGTGTCCTCCACCCAAGATGGACCGTGTCCATATAGACATCACGACTTATCCTACCGCTCCTCCACCTCCGCCGCCTGTAGAACAGCCGATACCTCCCAAGCTGCTCGCCATAATGGCAAAATATCCACAGAATTGGCGATTAGAGCAATTAAGCAAGCCACGAAGGTTAGTTAAGAAATACGTACCTTTGCCCACCGATTATGTCAAACCCATGAAGAAACGGCCGAGTTTGAATgacgaaattaaattttattctgaCCAGAACTCGAGGCCTAGAGTGAG GGATCTTTACATCAATAGAGCACTCTACAGTAAATTTACTAAAGGCCTTAGGAAgaagttcaataaaaatattaccaaGGCGTGGGGAAGcatttacaattattacaaGAACAAGGAGAGACTGCGAAAATTAAG AGAACTAAGGAGAAAACAAAAGGATAAAAAGGGCAAAAAAAGGGTTTTAGATCCGGCAAAATATGAGGCGCTGGCGAAACCTAAACCGGTATTTTATCCAGAGcctaaaaaa aaaacctcaaaaatattCGACAACTACGGACATTTGGATGAACTGGCTGCTCCCAAACCCAGCTACTCAGAACCTCCAAAAAGTCTCGAG ATCAACCCTCACGCCCTGACGTATGTACCCACAGAAAACGTGCTCAAATTAGCAAAGATACCAGCGAGGTTCCTAAACGTTCAGCCTCCATTGGAACCTGGAAAAGTCACAAGGGCTGCCTTGAGATACAAAA TTACACCGAAAATCGAGGCGTTAGCGCAGCCGAAACAGCGCAGCGAAAAGTCGAAAGAAGATGAAGATTTGGATCCGTGGGCAATATCCAAAAATGCCCTCAAATACAAAGCCACCCCCCGGATCTTGGAGTTGGCAAAACCGACAGAAAGGGAGTGA
- the LOC126742390 gene encoding uncharacterized protein LOC126742390 isoform X2, with protein MECPPPKMDRVHIDITTYPTAPPPPPPVEQPIPPKLLAIMAKYPQNWRLEQLSKPRRLVKKYVPLPTDYVKPMKKRPSLNDEIKFYSDQNSRPRVRDLYINRALYSKFTKGLRKKFNKNITKAWGSIYNYYKNKERLRKLRELRRKQKDKKGKKRVLDPAKYEALAKPKPVFYPEPKKKPQKYSTTTDIWMNWLLPNPATQNLQKVSRKRAQISKDTSEVPKRSASIGTWKSHKGCLEIQNYTENRGVSAAETAQRKVERR; from the exons ATGGAGTGTCCTCCACCCAAGATGGACCGTGTCCATATAGACATCACGACTTATCCTACCGCTCCTCCACCTCCGCCGCCTGTAGAACAGCCGATACCTCCCAAGCTGCTCGCCATAATGGCAAAATATCCACAGAATTGGCGATTAGAGCAATTAAGCAAGCCACGAAGGTTAGTTAAGAAATACGTACCTTTGCCCACCGATTATGTCAAACCCATGAAGAAACGGCCGAGTTTGAATgacgaaattaaattttattctgaCCAGAACTCGAGGCCTAGAGTGAG GGATCTTTACATCAATAGAGCACTCTACAGTAAATTTACTAAAGGCCTTAGGAAgaagttcaataaaaatattaccaaGGCGTGGGGAAGcatttacaattattacaaGAACAAGGAGAGACTGCGAAAATTAAG AGAACTAAGGAGAAAACAAAAGGATAAAAAGGGCAAAAAAAGGGTTTTAGATCCGGCAAAATATGAGGCGCTGGCGAAACCTAAACCGGTATTTTATCCAGAGcctaaaaa aaaacctcaaaaatattCGACAACTACGGACATTTGGATGAACTGGCTGCTCCCAAACCCAGCTACTCAGAACCTCCAAAAAGTCTCGAG AAAACGTGCTCAAATTAGCAAAGATACCAGCGAGGTTCCTAAACGTTCAGCCTCCATTGGAACCTGGAAAAGTCACAAGGGCTGCCTTGAGATACAAAA TTACACCGAAAATCGAGGCGTTAGCGCAGCCGAAACAGCGCAGCGAAAAGTCGAAAGAAGATGA